A stretch of the Anaerolineae bacterium genome encodes the following:
- the udk gene encoding uridine kinase yields the protein MRKRTITIGVAGGTGSGKTTVAHAILERVGWHRIAYLQHDAYYHDASNLPPEERARLNFDHPNALDNALLAQHIRELQAGRPVDVPIYDFTTHTRRPETRRVTPEPVILVEGILLFAEPTLRELMDIKIFVDTDADLRFIRRLRRDIAERGRTVESVIEQYLTTVRPMHLEFVEPSKRYADIIIPEGGLNEVAIEMVATRIRALLEEITRDSD from the coding sequence ATGAGAAAGCGAACGATCACCATTGGCGTTGCCGGTGGCACCGGCTCTGGTAAGACCACTGTCGCTCACGCGATCCTGGAGCGGGTAGGATGGCATCGCATCGCCTACCTTCAACACGATGCCTACTACCACGACGCCAGCAACCTGCCACCGGAGGAGCGAGCCCGCCTGAACTTCGATCACCCTAATGCGTTGGATAACGCGCTGTTGGCACAACATATCCGAGAATTACAGGCCGGGCGGCCAGTGGATGTTCCCATTTATGATTTCACCACGCATACCCGTCGTCCAGAGACTCGACGCGTGACCCCGGAGCCAGTGATCCTAGTGGAGGGTATCTTACTTTTCGCCGAGCCGACGCTGCGGGAGCTAATGGACATCAAGATCTTTGTAGATACCGACGCCGATCTGCGTTTCATCCGCCGGTTACGGCGGGACATCGCCGAGCGGGGACGCACGGTGGAATCGGTGATCGAGCAGTACTTGACCACGGTTCGCCCCATGCACCTAGAGTTCGTAGAGCCCAGTAAACGTTATGCGGACATCATCATCCCGGAGGGTGGGCTGAATGAAGTGGCCATTGAAATGGTGGCAACTCGCATTCGCGCCCTGCTGGAAGAGATCACCCGGGATTCAGATTGA
- the sdhC gene encoding succinate dehydrogenase, cytochrome b556 subunit produces the protein MSTLKEALTGYALYRGREGHLSFVLHRLTGLGVLAFLIIHILDTSTVYFFPSLYNHAIALYRSTPFVIGEIILVFCVFYHGVNGIRIAVLDLWVPQKWSIESARKSARWALIASVILWLPAAIWMTRSLLIHNFGLLGG, from the coding sequence ATGTCTACGCTCAAAGAAGCTCTTACTGGCTATGCGCTCTATCGAGGGCGTGAAGGGCATCTGAGTTTCGTACTGCACCGGCTGACCGGGCTGGGAGTCCTGGCGTTTCTGATTATCCACATCTTGGATACGTCCACGGTGTACTTCTTCCCCTCGCTGTATAACCACGCCATTGCGTTGTACCGGAGCACCCCCTTCGTGATCGGGGAGATCATCCTGGTCTTCTGCGTGTTCTACCACGGCGTTAATGGAATCCGCATCGCTGTGCTGGACCTCTGGGTGCCTCAGAAGTGGTCCATCGAGTCGGCACGCAAATCCGCCCGCTGGGCGCTCATTGCCAGCGTGATCTTATGGCTGCCCGCAGCGATCTGGATGACCCGCAGCTTGCTGATCCATAACTTCGGCTTGCTTGGAGGATGA
- a CDS encoding succinate dehydrogenase, producing MTVRVRQVQTPKNFETIAWAWMRYSGILLIPLVWIHVILQDVLVGVHRIDLDYVAMRWALLGWRVYDALLLGFTFAHGMNGLRQVLNDFVHTESARRLVARLLFAFWLVITLIGAIAIIGGVRQP from the coding sequence ATGACCGTCCGAGTCCGTCAGGTTCAGACTCCCAAGAACTTTGAGACGATCGCCTGGGCGTGGATGCGATATAGTGGCATCTTGCTCATCCCGCTGGTCTGGATTCATGTGATCTTACAAGATGTGCTGGTAGGGGTGCATCGGATTGATCTGGATTACGTGGCCATGCGGTGGGCGTTGCTAGGCTGGCGCGTTTACGATGCGTTGCTGCTAGGGTTCACTTTCGCGCACGGGATGAATGGCCTGCGCCAGGTGCTGAACGACTTTGTCCATACTGAATCGGCGAGGCGCCTTGTAGCCCGGTTGCTGTTCGCCTTTTGGCTGGTCATCACCTTGATCGGCGCGATCGCCATCATTGGAGGGGTGCGTCAGCCCTGA
- a CDS encoding FAD-dependent oxidoreductase produces the protein MAQHHQFEVVIVGAGGAGLMAALYASRKAKTAVLSKLYPTRSHTGTAQGGIGAALGNLEEDHPEWHTFDTVKGSDYLGDQDAIEFMCYEAVPIVYELEHMGLPFSRTPDGRIAQRPFGGHTNNVTGKPVRRSCYAADRTGHMILQTLYQQCIKNHVTFFDEFQVLDLIVVNGAAAGVVAIELATGELHVFHAKAVVFATGGHGRLWEITSNAYAYTGDGIAIALRRGIPAEDMEFFQFHPTGIYRLGILITEGVRGEGGVLINDKGERFMERYAPRVKDLASRDVISRAMYIEMREGRGIGGQRYLYLDVRPETVNKYAELDGRTRPDGSPYRVTAEEILAKVPDIIDFCRTYLGIDPLTQPIPVQPTAHYAMGGIPTNKFGEVVIDEHNTVMPGLYAAGEVACVSVHGANRLGTNSLVDILVFGKYAGLRAAEFARGAAFQPLPADAADFARSQLDRLLHSQGSERAADISRELKATMFDHVGVFRTEEGMRQALAKIRELKERYRHIRIQDRGRIFNMDLLNAWELGNLLDLAEVTTVSALARTESRGAHAREDYPQRDDVNWLKHTLAWMCQDGIQLRYKPVVITKYPPKERTY, from the coding sequence ATGGCGCAACACCACCAGTTTGAGGTTGTAATCGTAGGAGCGGGCGGGGCCGGGCTGATGGCGGCCCTTTACGCCTCTCGGAAAGCCAAAACAGCTGTCTTGAGCAAGCTTTACCCTACGCGCTCACACACTGGGACAGCCCAAGGGGGAATCGGGGCAGCTCTGGGGAACCTGGAGGAAGACCACCCCGAATGGCATACCTTCGACACGGTCAAAGGGAGCGATTATCTAGGCGACCAAGATGCCATCGAGTTCATGTGCTATGAAGCTGTGCCCATCGTCTATGAGCTAGAGCATATGGGCCTGCCCTTCTCCCGTACCCCGGATGGGCGCATCGCTCAGCGGCCGTTCGGCGGCCATACCAATAACGTCACCGGCAAGCCAGTCCGCCGGTCCTGTTACGCAGCCGACCGCACCGGTCACATGATCCTGCAGACGTTGTACCAACAGTGCATCAAGAACCATGTGACCTTCTTTGATGAGTTCCAGGTATTGGATTTGATCGTCGTCAACGGTGCAGCGGCCGGCGTCGTGGCCATTGAGCTGGCCACGGGGGAACTACATGTCTTTCACGCCAAGGCAGTGGTCTTCGCCACCGGAGGGCACGGCCGATTATGGGAGATCACATCTAACGCCTACGCCTATACGGGGGATGGGATCGCCATCGCCCTTCGGCGCGGGATTCCAGCTGAAGATATGGAGTTCTTCCAGTTCCATCCTACTGGCATCTATCGGCTGGGGATTTTGATCACCGAGGGAGTGCGTGGCGAGGGCGGTGTGCTCATCAACGACAAGGGTGAACGCTTTATGGAGCGGTACGCCCCTCGTGTGAAGGACCTGGCCTCGCGTGATGTGATCAGTCGTGCCATGTATATCGAGATGCGCGAGGGCCGTGGCATCGGTGGCCAGCGCTACCTGTACCTGGATGTGCGCCCGGAGACGGTTAACAAGTACGCCGAGCTGGATGGCCGCACCCGTCCAGATGGTTCTCCGTATCGCGTCACGGCTGAGGAGATCCTGGCCAAAGTCCCCGACATCATCGATTTCTGTCGCACCTATCTAGGGATAGATCCGCTTACTCAGCCTATTCCCGTGCAACCGACAGCCCACTATGCGATGGGCGGCATCCCCACCAACAAGTTTGGGGAGGTGGTGATTGATGAGCACAACACCGTCATGCCCGGGCTGTATGCCGCCGGCGAGGTGGCCTGCGTCTCCGTGCATGGCGCCAACCGGCTGGGCACCAACTCGTTGGTGGACATCCTGGTCTTCGGCAAGTACGCTGGCTTGCGGGCCGCGGAGTTCGCCCGAGGCGCTGCCTTTCAGCCTCTCCCCGCTGATGCTGCTGACTTCGCCCGCTCTCAGTTAGATCGGCTGCTCCACTCGCAAGGCAGCGAAAGGGCCGCCGATATCAGCCGTGAGCTAAAGGCCACCATGTTTGATCATGTGGGGGTCTTCCGCACTGAGGAAGGGATGCGCCAGGCGCTGGCGAAGATTCGTGAGCTCAAGGAACGCTATCGCCACATTCGCATACAGGACCGAGGTCGCATCTTCAACATGGACCTGCTCAACGCCTGGGAGCTGGGCAACCTGCTCGACCTGGCGGAAGTCACTACTGTCTCAGCCCTGGCCCGCACTGAGAGCCGCGGCGCGCATGCTCGTGAGGACTATCCCCAGCGCGACGATGTAAATTGGCTCAAACACACCTTGGCTTGGATGTGCCAGGATGGCATTCAGTTGCGCTATAAGCCAGTGGTCATCACCAAGTACCCACCCAAAGAACGGACATACTGA